A single region of the Microthrixaceae bacterium genome encodes:
- a CDS encoding HAD-IA family hydrolase codes for MAGVIALPKAVVFDFDGTIVDTETPPFLCARNEFARHGLELTLEAWQVRLGRTDLPHWTEWLERAVGTPIDRDEIRSRVLEEKNRLTATQPVREGVVALIERCHDLGVAVAVASSSQAEWVHPNLRARNLFDHFATIVTRTDRIRSKPAPDSYRHACALLGVHPGDALAIEDSPNGLLAATSAGVRCVVVPNEMTRGMEFTTAEAVVNSCAEIAFARGR; via the coding sequence ATGGCAGGCGTGATCGCGCTACCGAAGGCCGTCGTGTTCGACTTCGACGGAACGATCGTCGACACCGAGACGCCACCGTTTCTCTGCGCCCGCAACGAGTTCGCTCGCCACGGCCTCGAGTTGACCCTGGAAGCCTGGCAGGTGCGGCTCGGCCGCACCGATCTCCCGCATTGGACCGAGTGGTTGGAACGGGCGGTGGGAACCCCGATCGATCGCGACGAGATCCGCAGTCGAGTACTGGAGGAGAAGAACCGGCTGACGGCGACACAGCCCGTTCGCGAGGGTGTGGTGGCGTTGATCGAACGGTGCCACGATCTCGGAGTCGCGGTCGCGGTCGCGTCGAGTTCCCAAGCGGAGTGGGTGCATCCTAATCTGCGGGCTCGGAACCTCTTCGATCACTTCGCGACGATCGTCACCCGCACCGATCGAATCCGTTCGAAGCCGGCCCCCGACTCGTATCGGCACGCGTGCGCGTTGCTCGGCGTGCATCCCGGTGATGCGTTGGCGATCGAGGATTCGCCCAATGGACTGCTCGCAGCGACCTCCGCAGGGGTGCGATGTGTGGTGGTGCCCAACGAAATGACACGGGGAATGGAGTTCACGACAGCCGAAGCTGTCGTGAACTCCTGTGCGGAGATCGCCTTCGCACGAGGTCGCTGA
- a CDS encoding TIGR00730 family Rossman fold protein produces MTSTNKTSRPQLCAYLASRPGGDPAFSDMARRTGRAVAESGADLVYGGGSSGLMGDIADACLATGGRVTGVITEHLYDLEVAHQAVTELIVVGDMPERKREMFERADGFLVLPGGIGTMEELFEVWCWAALGLHPKALGLLNVNGFYDRLLEFMQRAASDGLMAPSTLELLFVDDDPQRLVERVLNAVAAHHPSGTMSL; encoded by the coding sequence ATGACCTCGACCAACAAGACGTCACGTCCTCAACTCTGCGCCTACCTGGCGTCGCGCCCCGGCGGGGACCCGGCGTTTTCCGACATGGCCCGACGCACCGGTCGAGCGGTGGCCGAGTCCGGAGCCGATCTCGTCTACGGCGGCGGCAGCTCCGGGTTGATGGGCGACATCGCGGACGCGTGCCTCGCCACCGGCGGTCGCGTCACCGGGGTCATCACCGAACACCTCTACGACCTCGAGGTTGCGCATCAAGCCGTGACCGAATTGATCGTCGTCGGCGATATGCCCGAACGGAAACGGGAGATGTTCGAGCGCGCCGACGGGTTTCTCGTCCTTCCCGGCGGCATCGGGACGATGGAGGAGCTTTTCGAGGTGTGGTGCTGGGCGGCGCTCGGACTGCACCCCAAGGCCCTCGGGTTGTTGAACGTGAACGGCTTCTATGACCGGCTGCTCGAGTTCATGCAGCGCGCGGCGTCCGACGGACTCATGGCGCCCTCCACCCTCGAGTTGCTCTTCGTCGACGACGATCCCCAACGGCTGGTGGAGCGCGTACTGAACGCCGTCGCTGCTCACCATCCATCGGGCACGATGTCGCTATGA
- the ccrA gene encoding crotonyl-CoA carboxylase/reductase yields MSMQHILEAIQNGASGEELAALPLPESYRAAYVLRDEQTMWDGVESEDKDPRQSLHVGEVATPEIAPDEVYIAVMASSINFNTVWTSIFEPLPTFLFLDRLGKESVWGARHAQDFHVVGSDASAVVLRVGSAVRNWKPGDHVTVHCNYLDDQDPSAHNDSMLAANQRIWGFETNYGGLADLSIVKANQLMPKPAHLSWEEAAVNALCASTSYRMLVGDHAGRMKQGDNVFIWGATGGIGAYAAQLVLNGGGTPVGVVSSENRVKLLNAMGVEHAIDRREENYQFWSDEHTQDESEWRRLGKKVRSLIGDDPDIVFEHPGRSTMGASVFITKRGGKIVTCAATSGYMLEFDNRHLWMKLKSIISSHFANYQEAWNMNQLISQGRIQPVMSEVFSLDQVGEAALKVHRNQAEGKLGVLCLAPEAGQGITDPEFREQVGEDRITLFARHARGEL; encoded by the coding sequence ATGTCGATGCAACACATCCTCGAAGCCATCCAGAACGGTGCCTCGGGCGAGGAACTCGCCGCGCTGCCTCTCCCAGAGTCCTATCGGGCGGCGTATGTGCTGCGCGACGAACAGACGATGTGGGACGGCGTCGAGTCCGAGGATAAGGACCCCCGTCAGTCGCTTCACGTGGGTGAGGTCGCCACGCCGGAGATCGCGCCGGACGAGGTGTACATCGCGGTCATGGCCTCGTCGATCAACTTCAACACGGTGTGGACCTCGATCTTCGAACCCCTGCCGACCTTCCTCTTCCTCGACCGGCTGGGTAAGGAATCGGTCTGGGGTGCGCGCCACGCTCAGGACTTCCACGTCGTCGGTTCCGATGCGTCGGCAGTGGTGTTGCGTGTTGGCTCCGCGGTGCGCAACTGGAAACCGGGCGACCACGTCACGGTGCACTGCAACTACCTCGACGACCAGGATCCGTCCGCACACAACGATTCGATGCTGGCGGCGAATCAGCGCATCTGGGGATTCGAGACGAACTACGGCGGCCTCGCGGACCTGTCGATCGTGAAGGCCAATCAGCTCATGCCGAAGCCGGCCCACCTGTCGTGGGAGGAAGCGGCGGTGAACGCGTTGTGCGCATCGACGTCCTACCGCATGCTCGTCGGCGATCACGCCGGACGCATGAAGCAGGGCGACAACGTGTTCATCTGGGGAGCGACCGGCGGTATTGGTGCCTATGCGGCACAGCTCGTCCTCAACGGCGGGGGAACCCCGGTTGGCGTCGTGTCCTCGGAGAATCGGGTGAAGCTCCTGAACGCGATGGGCGTCGAGCATGCGATCGACCGTCGCGAGGAGAACTACCAGTTCTGGAGCGACGAGCACACCCAGGACGAAAGTGAATGGCGCCGCCTGGGCAAGAAGGTCCGTTCGCTCATCGGCGATGATCCCGACATCGTGTTCGAGCATCCGGGCCGCTCGACGATGGGCGCCTCGGTGTTCATCACCAAGCGCGGCGGCAAGATCGTCACCTGCGCGGCGACTTCCGGCTACATGCTCGAGTTCGACAACCGCCACCTGTGGATGAAGCTGAAGAGCATCATCTCCAGCCATTTCGCGAACTACCAGGAAGCCTGGAACATGAACCAGCTCATCTCTCAGGGTCGTATCCAGCCCGTGATGAGCGAGGTGTTCTCACTCGACCAGGTCGGCGAGGCCGCCCTCAAAGTCCACCGCAACCAGGCCGAAGGCAAACTGGGTGTGCTGTGCCTGGCTCCGGAGGCCGGCCAGGGCATCACCGACCCGGAGTTCCGCGAGCAGGTCGGTGAGGATCGCATCACGTTGTTTGCCCGCCACGCCCGCGGCGAGCTGTAA
- a CDS encoding ATP-dependent DNA ligase, producing MLSKAATSLPDGEDHGFVFEPKWDGFRCIVFRDGDDVLLGSRNDKPLTRYFPELMDPIREMLPERIVVDGEVVVATGRGLDFDALGQRIHPAESRIAKLSVETPASFVAFDLVALGDTDHQTTPFGERRALLESVMDPTSPPLHLSPATTDRTVAADWFTRFEGAGFDGVMAKATGDPYLQNKRSILKIKHQRTADVVVAGYRVHKDGAGVGSLLLGLLDDDATLHSIGVASSFAAARRVELLDELAPFVDGGLDGHPWAEWGEAEAHATSGRMPGAPNRWNQQRDQSWVPLRCELVAEIGYQGLTAGRLRHPAKFLRWRPDKAPDQCRYDQLDAPVPIELAHLFSNGEFDR from the coding sequence ATGCTGTCAAAGGCAGCAACGTCGCTTCCCGACGGCGAGGACCACGGCTTCGTGTTCGAGCCGAAATGGGATGGGTTTCGCTGCATCGTCTTTCGCGATGGCGACGACGTTCTGCTCGGTAGCCGCAACGACAAGCCGCTGACTCGGTACTTCCCCGAGTTGATGGATCCGATACGCGAGATGCTTCCCGAGCGAATCGTGGTCGACGGCGAGGTGGTGGTCGCCACCGGACGTGGGCTCGATTTCGACGCACTCGGCCAACGAATCCATCCGGCCGAATCGAGAATCGCCAAGCTCTCGGTCGAGACGCCGGCGAGCTTCGTCGCCTTCGATCTCGTCGCCCTCGGCGACACCGACCACCAGACGACACCGTTCGGCGAGCGCCGAGCGCTGCTGGAGTCGGTGATGGACCCGACGTCGCCGCCGCTGCACCTGTCGCCGGCGACCACCGACCGCACCGTGGCCGCCGACTGGTTCACCCGATTCGAGGGCGCCGGATTCGACGGAGTGATGGCCAAGGCCACCGGCGATCCGTACCTGCAAAACAAGCGCTCGATCCTCAAGATCAAGCACCAGCGCACCGCAGACGTGGTGGTGGCCGGCTATCGGGTTCACAAGGACGGTGCCGGCGTCGGGTCGCTGCTGTTGGGTCTCCTCGATGACGACGCGACCTTGCATTCCATCGGTGTGGCCTCAAGCTTTGCCGCGGCGCGGCGGGTGGAACTGCTCGACGAGTTGGCCCCATTCGTCGACGGCGGACTCGATGGCCACCCATGGGCCGAATGGGGCGAGGCCGAGGCGCATGCGACGTCTGGACGCATGCCGGGCGCACCCAACCGTTGGAACCAACAGCGCGACCAATCATGGGTGCCGCTTCGCTGCGAACTCGTCGCGGAGATCGGTTATCAGGGTCTTACCGCCGGTCGGCTTCGACATCCGGCGAAGTTCCTTCGTTGGCGACCCGACAAGGCGCCCGATCAGTGCCGTTACGACCAACTCGACGCGCCGGTGCCGATCGAGTTGGCGCACCTGTTCTCCAACGGAGAGTTCGATCGTTGA
- a CDS encoding YceI family protein, translating to MGKLKTVLGLVVAAIVLVVGGVWVYINVIKEDAPEALTLEASSTTTTPDADDSSDDGPASTTPASNTTAEFDGSLDGTWIPGGETVAGYRVAETLAGQSTEGVGRTDQVTGAMSIVGTTITEADFSVDMASITSDSDRRDNQYQTRLMQTDRFPTSTFVLTEPIELGTEPAEGEEITVDAVGDLTLKDTTKAVTFELQAKRVGGVITVVATYEITFADWGIEDPSNGFAQVGPTGLLELRLELVKE from the coding sequence ATGGGAAAGCTGAAAACCGTGCTCGGACTCGTAGTCGCCGCCATCGTCCTCGTCGTCGGAGGCGTCTGGGTCTACATCAACGTGATCAAAGAGGACGCACCCGAAGCGCTCACCCTCGAAGCCTCCTCGACGACCACCACGCCGGATGCGGACGATTCGAGCGATGACGGCCCGGCGTCGACCACGCCGGCTTCAAACACGACCGCCGAGTTCGACGGCAGCCTCGACGGCACCTGGATCCCCGGCGGCGAAACCGTCGCCGGATACCGGGTGGCCGAGACCCTCGCCGGCCAAAGCACCGAGGGGGTGGGGCGTACCGATCAGGTCACCGGAGCGATGTCCATCGTCGGCACGACCATCACCGAGGCCGATTTCTCCGTCGACATGGCATCGATCACCTCCGACAGCGACCGGCGCGACAACCAATACCAGACGCGACTGATGCAGACCGATCGCTTCCCCACCTCGACCTTCGTCCTGACCGAGCCGATCGAACTCGGCACCGAGCCCGCGGAAGGTGAGGAGATCACCGTCGACGCGGTCGGTGACCTCACGTTGAAAGACACCACCAAAGCGGTGACCTTCGAACTTCAAGCGAAGCGGGTCGGCGGCGTCATCACCGTCGTGGCCACCTACGAGATCACCTTCGCCGACTGGGGAATCGAGGACCCCTCGAACGGGTTCGCTCAGGTCGGCCCCACCGGTCTGTTGGAACTGCGCCTCGAACTTGTCAAGGAATAG
- a CDS encoding RDD family protein, with protein MTAIGERPDGSDVTLLRTGRIGRRLVAFGIDATVLAYCIALGLLGIAFIDAIMTSTLGGCATSDAPADCEPSIWIARFIAALAAMWIAASVHLVLVVPAWRNGATLGMRQVGIRIVSHHYGAVVSQRQFHLRAWVSHSSAIVLILVLFSWVIGPAGWLDRVIQGVAIAGGVVIVASAVLILLPGHRSIADSLTATRVIVERPVSYIAHIAAIVCSVIGQALLSVATAWTFGRPDEPDLSFDFGNRRHDDFDWASDPLERLFAWSDSATSNTIALVVCGAIWLAAVGLCWAGLVDTRWHAERNAGRGVALVACLYAALPILVLTIWAVTRVASILIDAFG; from the coding sequence ATGACCGCGATCGGCGAGCGGCCAGACGGGTCAGACGTCACGTTGCTGCGCACCGGACGGATCGGACGACGCCTGGTCGCCTTCGGAATCGATGCAACCGTTCTCGCTTACTGCATCGCGTTGGGACTTCTGGGCATCGCGTTCATCGACGCAATCATGACCTCGACACTGGGAGGCTGCGCGACGTCAGACGCGCCCGCCGACTGTGAACCGTCGATCTGGATCGCGCGGTTCATCGCAGCTCTCGCGGCGATGTGGATCGCGGCGTCGGTGCACCTGGTGCTCGTCGTGCCAGCGTGGCGCAATGGTGCGACCCTCGGGATGCGCCAGGTCGGGATACGCATCGTGTCGCATCACTACGGTGCGGTCGTCAGCCAGCGGCAGTTTCACCTACGGGCCTGGGTCTCCCATTCCTCGGCGATCGTGTTGATCCTCGTGCTGTTCTCATGGGTGATCGGCCCGGCTGGGTGGCTCGACCGGGTGATCCAAGGGGTGGCCATCGCCGGTGGTGTCGTGATCGTGGCCTCGGCCGTGCTCATCTTGTTGCCCGGGCACCGCAGTATCGCCGATTCGCTCACGGCCACACGGGTCATCGTGGAACGACCCGTGTCCTACATCGCCCATATCGCCGCCATCGTCTGTTCGGTCATTGGCCAAGCCCTGCTGTCGGTCGCGACAGCCTGGACATTCGGTCGCCCCGATGAGCCCGACCTGTCGTTCGACTTCGGCAATCGACGCCACGACGATTTCGACTGGGCGAGCGATCCGCTCGAGCGACTTTTCGCCTGGTCCGATTCCGCCACCTCGAACACCATCGCCCTCGTCGTGTGCGGGGCCATCTGGTTGGCCGCCGTCGGCCTTTGTTGGGCGGGCCTCGTCGACACCCGCTGGCACGCCGAGCGCAACGCCGGCCGTGGCGTTGCGCTCGTGGCGTGCTTGTATGCCGCACTTCCGATCCTCGTGTTGACGATCTGGGCGGTCACGAGGGTCGCGTCGATCCTCATCGACGCATTCGGTTGA
- the mce gene encoding methylmalonyl-CoA epimerase, with product MILTEIDHVAIAVNDLEAAIEYYRSAFGAEVHHREIVDSDGVEEALVKVADSYIQLTAATRPDSPIAKSIEKRGEGLHHIGYRVDDCQAALDAMVAAGATPIDKAPRPGSRGTTVAFIHPKGSFGTLIELVQEN from the coding sequence ATGATTCTGACCGAGATTGATCACGTGGCCATTGCCGTCAACGACCTCGAGGCGGCGATCGAGTACTACCGCAGCGCATTCGGCGCCGAGGTGCATCACCGCGAGATCGTCGACTCCGACGGTGTCGAGGAGGCCCTGGTCAAAGTGGCCGATTCGTACATCCAGCTCACCGCGGCAACCCGCCCGGATTCGCCCATCGCCAAGTCGATCGAAAAACGCGGCGAAGGCCTCCACCACATCGGGTACCGCGTGGACGACTGCCAGGCCGCGCTCGACGCGATGGTCGCCGCGGGCGCGACCCCGATCGACAAGGCCCCACGCCCCGGCAGCCGTGGCACCACGGTGGCGTTCATCCACCCGAAGGGCAGCTTCGGGACGCTCATCGAACTCGTGCAGGAAAACTGA
- a CDS encoding acyl-CoA carboxylase subunit beta, with protein sequence MDHSLAERVDDLLRRKEEARQPGSERSVERQRSRGKMLARERIEYLLDEGSFHELDGLARSRSASATERPYTDGVVTGWGTVEGRQVFVFSQDFTLFGGALGEVYAEKIHKVMDMALKVGAPVIGLNDGAGARIQEGSVSLASYGGIFYRNVKASGVTPQISVIMGPCAGGSVYSPILTDFIFMVDETSYMFITGPDVVKQVTGEDVSQQDLGGARVHSSKSGVAQFVSADDKGALDDVRFLLGFLPSNNLEEAPRVDTDDPHDRLVPELIDMIPASANQAYDMRSVVEAIVDDNEFFEYAPAWAPSIICGFARLGGQSVGIVGNQPMAFAGVLDIESSSKAAKFVRTCDAFNIPLVTFVDVPGFLPGVEQEHNGIIRHGAKLLYAYCEATVPRISVITRKAYGGAYVVMDSKSIGSDLCFAWPTAELAVMGAAGAVEIINRREIAEADDPVARRQELVDDYTENFCNPWEAADRGYIDDVIDPTETRIKLIAGLTMLRSKSEQLPPRKHGNMPL encoded by the coding sequence ATGGATCACTCGCTTGCCGAACGCGTCGACGACCTCCTCCGCCGCAAGGAAGAGGCCCGCCAACCCGGTTCCGAACGCTCGGTCGAGCGTCAACGTTCCCGGGGAAAGATGCTCGCTCGGGAACGGATCGAGTACCTCCTCGACGAGGGGTCGTTCCACGAACTCGATGGTCTTGCCCGCTCACGCTCGGCCTCTGCAACCGAACGCCCCTACACCGACGGTGTGGTGACCGGTTGGGGAACGGTCGAGGGGCGACAGGTCTTTGTCTTCTCACAGGACTTCACGCTGTTCGGCGGAGCGCTCGGTGAGGTCTACGCCGAAAAGATCCACAAGGTCATGGACATGGCGTTGAAGGTCGGAGCCCCCGTCATCGGGCTGAATGACGGCGCCGGCGCCCGTATTCAGGAAGGTTCGGTGTCGCTCGCCAGCTACGGCGGCATCTTCTATCGCAACGTGAAGGCCTCGGGGGTCACCCCGCAGATCTCGGTGATCATGGGCCCATGCGCGGGCGGCTCGGTGTACAGCCCGATCCTGACCGACTTCATCTTCATGGTCGACGAGACGTCGTACATGTTCATCACGGGTCCCGACGTCGTGAAGCAGGTCACCGGCGAGGACGTGAGCCAACAGGACCTCGGTGGCGCTCGGGTTCACAGCTCGAAGTCCGGTGTCGCTCAGTTCGTTTCCGCCGATGACAAGGGCGCCCTCGACGACGTTCGGTTCCTGCTCGGCTTCTTGCCCTCCAACAACCTGGAGGAAGCACCCCGGGTCGACACCGACGACCCCCACGACCGACTCGTGCCCGAGCTCATCGACATGATCCCCGCCTCGGCAAACCAGGCCTACGACATGCGTTCGGTGGTGGAGGCGATCGTCGATGACAACGAGTTTTTCGAGTACGCGCCGGCGTGGGCCCCTTCCATCATCTGCGGCTTTGCCCGCCTTGGCGGCCAGTCGGTTGGCATCGTCGGCAATCAGCCGATGGCGTTCGCCGGGGTGCTCGACATCGAGTCCTCCTCGAAGGCGGCGAAATTCGTTCGCACCTGCGACGCCTTCAATATTCCCCTCGTGACCTTCGTCGATGTCCCCGGCTTCCTGCCCGGCGTCGAGCAGGAACACAACGGCATCATCCGCCACGGGGCCAAGCTGCTGTACGCCTATTGCGAGGCAACCGTGCCCCGTATCTCGGTGATCACCCGCAAGGCCTATGGCGGCGCGTACGTCGTGATGGACTCCAAGTCGATCGGTTCGGATCTGTGTTTCGCTTGGCCGACCGCTGAGTTGGCGGTGATGGGCGCGGCTGGCGCGGTCGAGATCATCAACCGACGCGAGATCGCTGAGGCGGATGATCCAGTAGCCCGTCGCCAGGAACTCGTCGACGACTACACCGAGAACTTCTGCAACCCGTGGGAGGCGGCCGATCGCGGCTACATCGACGACGTGATCGACCCCACCGAGACCCGCATCAAGCTGATCGCCGGCCTGACGATGCTGCGCTCCAAGAGCGAGCAGCTTCCCCCTCGTAAGCACGGAAATATGCCGCTGTGA
- a CDS encoding flap endonuclease: MQVHLVDGTYELFRYFYAPGGGKHLNDVGEEVGAVRSVLRSVTALLEDGATHVGVATDHVIESFRNELYAGYKDGSGIDPVLFGQFPLLEAALEAAGCTVWAMVEFEADDALGAAAAVAAADPDVTRALICTPDKDLAQCVVDPKVAQFDRRAGVIRDEAAVLEKFGVMPASIPDWLGLVGDTADGFPGLAGWGAKSAAAVLRRYEHIENIPLAPGQWDITVRGSQKLCSVLAEHLDDALLFRTIATIRLDVPVGTPAQWRWSGVGSGFDEMCDRLDAHDVHRRLTKLAGQRFG, translated from the coding sequence ATGCAGGTCCACCTTGTCGATGGCACGTATGAGCTCTTTCGGTACTTCTATGCGCCGGGTGGCGGCAAGCACCTGAACGACGTCGGTGAAGAGGTTGGTGCGGTTCGCAGCGTGCTGCGCTCGGTCACCGCGTTGCTGGAGGACGGGGCCACCCACGTCGGGGTGGCCACCGACCATGTGATCGAGAGTTTCCGCAACGAGCTCTATGCCGGCTACAAGGACGGATCGGGAATCGACCCGGTGCTGTTCGGGCAATTCCCGCTCCTCGAGGCGGCGCTGGAGGCGGCCGGGTGCACGGTCTGGGCAATGGTGGAGTTCGAGGCCGACGACGCGCTCGGCGCGGCGGCCGCGGTCGCCGCGGCGGACCCCGACGTCACCCGCGCGTTGATCTGCACCCCCGACAAGGATCTGGCGCAATGCGTCGTCGACCCGAAGGTGGCGCAGTTCGATCGCCGGGCAGGCGTTATCCGCGACGAGGCGGCAGTGTTGGAGAAATTCGGGGTGATGCCAGCGTCGATTCCGGATTGGCTCGGGCTGGTCGGCGACACCGCAGACGGCTTTCCCGGTCTCGCCGGTTGGGGCGCGAAGTCGGCAGCGGCGGTGTTGCGACGCTACGAGCACATCGAGAACATTCCCCTCGCCCCGGGGCAGTGGGACATCACCGTTCGCGGATCACAGAAGCTGTGCTCCGTACTCGCCGAGCATCTCGACGACGCACTGCTGTTCCGAACGATCGCCACGATCCGGCTGGATGTTCCTGTCGGAACTCCGGCGCAATGGCGTTGGAGCGGGGTCGGTTCCGGGTTCGACGAAATGTGCGATCGTCTCGACGCCCACGACGTGCACCGCCGACTCACGAAGCTCGCCGGGCAGCGCTTCGGCTGA
- a CDS encoding alkaline phosphatase D family protein, with translation MASPIDRRRFLTTLGLGSVAVVVSCSDDGRSGDRSETSVDGGTPEPSTVVEVATAGLAENPFRLGVASGDPTPTSVILWTRLIVGDSLTSELVDIPLTWEVAVDEAFGQIIGSGIVEATAQWGYSVHLDATDLAPATEYFYRFRVDDYVSPTGRTRTAPADDQQLDSLNIVFASCQNYAHGYYTAHDAIAADRADAVFFLGDFIYESAGSPDSFRPFEGDEPTDLWGYRSRYELYLSDESLQRSRASAPWIVTWDDHEVENNTAGNTSQDGITGAEFANRRAAAYAAYYEHQPLRVPPPVGPTLELYRSIRFGTLAEFFVLDGRQYRDDQPCGDEILTSRAQCADFEVDRTMLGPDQERWIGEGLAAATTTWKVLAQQTVMSSLVIGDIVLNVDQWDGYPQARDRLLSTIVDHDIDNVVVLTGDIHSAGAGTLHTGPELARIPVATEFVGTSITSNSLIDAFPGGAEMLGQVKFEGIEYLNVVDHGYCRCTITPQQWRTEYVVVDTTVTAAAPRVDATAVVDAGTTAIRME, from the coding sequence ATGGCCTCTCCGATCGACCGCCGGCGTTTCCTCACGACCCTCGGACTCGGAAGCGTCGCCGTCGTGGTGTCGTGCAGCGACGACGGCCGGTCCGGAGATCGTTCGGAAACCAGCGTCGACGGAGGCACCCCCGAACCCTCCACGGTCGTCGAGGTCGCGACCGCCGGGCTCGCCGAGAATCCGTTCCGGCTCGGCGTGGCATCGGGCGACCCGACGCCTACCTCGGTGATCCTGTGGACCCGACTCATCGTCGGCGACTCCCTCACCTCGGAGTTGGTGGACATTCCGCTCACGTGGGAGGTGGCGGTCGACGAGGCCTTCGGGCAGATCATCGGATCCGGCATCGTCGAGGCCACCGCCCAGTGGGGCTATTCGGTCCATCTCGATGCCACCGACCTCGCCCCGGCCACCGAGTACTTCTACCGCTTTCGCGTCGACGACTACGTGTCCCCGACCGGCCGAACCAGGACCGCACCCGCCGACGACCAGCAACTCGACAGCCTCAACATCGTGTTCGCCTCGTGCCAGAACTACGCCCACGGCTACTACACGGCCCATGACGCCATCGCCGCCGATCGGGCCGACGCGGTGTTCTTCCTCGGGGACTTCATCTATGAATCAGCCGGAAGCCCCGACTCGTTTCGCCCCTTCGAGGGCGACGAACCGACGGATCTGTGGGGATACCGCAGCCGCTACGAGTTGTACCTCTCCGACGAGTCGTTGCAGCGCAGCCGCGCCTCGGCTCCGTGGATCGTCACCTGGGACGATCACGAGGTCGAAAACAACACCGCCGGCAACACGAGCCAGGACGGCATCACCGGCGCCGAGTTCGCCAATCGTCGCGCCGCCGCCTACGCCGCGTACTACGAACACCAACCCCTTCGCGTGCCGCCTCCGGTCGGGCCGACCCTCGAGTTGTACCGCAGCATCCGATTCGGCACGCTCGCCGAATTCTTCGTCCTCGACGGCCGCCAGTACCGCGACGACCAACCGTGCGGAGACGAGATCCTCACGAGCCGCGCGCAGTGTGCCGACTTCGAGGTGGACCGAACGATGTTGGGACCCGATCAGGAGCGGTGGATCGGCGAGGGCCTCGCCGCGGCCACCACCACCTGGAAGGTGCTCGCACAGCAGACGGTGATGAGTTCGCTCGTCATCGGCGACATCGTCCTCAATGTCGATCAGTGGGACGGCTACCCGCAGGCCCGCGACCGATTGCTGTCGACGATCGTCGACCACGACATCGACAACGTCGTCGTGCTCACCGGCGACATTCATTCCGCCGGTGCCGGCACCCTCCACACCGGCCCCGAACTCGCCCGGATCCCCGTCGCCACCGAGTTCGTCGGCACCTCGATCACCTCGAACAGCCTCATCGACGCGTTCCCCGGCGGAGCCGAGATGCTGGGGCAGGTCAAATTCGAGGGCATCGAGTACCTCAACGTCGTCGACCACGGGTACTGCCGTTGCACGATCACCCCACAGCAGTGGCGCACCGAGTACGTGGTCGTCGATACCACCGTGACCGCGGCGGCCCCGAGGGTCGACGCGACCGCGGTGGTCGACGCTGGCACGACCGCCATTCGCATGGAGTGA